Proteins encoded in a region of the Coffea eugenioides isolate CCC68of chromosome 4, Ceug_1.0, whole genome shotgun sequence genome:
- the LOC113767522 gene encoding methylecgonone reductase-like, which yields MEKVEQKIPEIVLNSGHKMPVVGLGCAAHPLPPSEQLVTAFIDAMEIGYRHFDTAACYGTEEALGIAVAKALEIGLIKSRDELFIASKLWCTDADHDLVLPALRQTLGKLGLEYLDLYLIHWPVRLKHGAQMFSLAEDEILPFDMHGTWKAMEECSQLGLTKSIGLSNFTCEKISKLLQIATIPPAINQVEMNVGWQQRKLVPFAKEKGIAVSAWSPLGSYGNFWGTNAIVENPIIKDIAASKGKTVPQVALRCIYQQGASVIVKSFNKERMKQNLQIFDWELTKEEMDQILQIPQRRGFSGDVFVHPTGPYKSIEELWDGDI from the exons ATGGAAAAGGTTGAACAAAAAATCCCAGAAATAGTGTTAAACTCAGGCCACAAAATGCCAGTGGTGGGCTTAGGATGTGCCGCGCATCCTTTGCCACCATCAGAGCAATTAGTAACAGCTTTTATTGATGCAATGGAGATTGGATACAGGCATTTTGATACAGCAGCATGTTATGGCACTGAGGAAGCTCTTGGCATAGCTGTGGCTAAAGCATTGGAGATTGGATTAATTAAGAGCAGGGATGAATTGTTTATCGCTTCTAAGCTTTGGTGTACCGATGCTGATCATGACCTTGTTCTGCCTGCCCTCAGACAAACTCTTGG GAAGTTGGGGCTAGAGTATTTAGATCTTTATCTGATTCACTGGCCGGTGAGGCTAAAACACGGTGCTCAGATGTTCAGTCTCGCCGAAGATGAAATTCTCCCTTTTGATATGCATGGAACGTGGAAGGCCATGGAAGAATGCAGCCAATTAGGCTTAACAAAGTCCATAGGTTTGAGCAACTTCACCTGTGAAAAAATCTCTAAACTCCTACAAATTGCTACCATCCCTCCAGCAATTAATCAG GTGGAGATGAATGTTGGTTGGCAGCAGCGAAAATTAGTACCATTTGCCAAAGAGAAAGGAATTGCTGTAAGTGCTTGGTCTCCCCTTGGATCTTATGGTAACTTTTGGGGCACCAATGCAATCGTGGAGAACCCAATTATCAAAGATATTGCAGCTTCAAAGGGCAAAACCGTGCCACAG GTTGCATTGAGATGCATATATCAGCAAGGAGCAAGCGTCATAGTGAAGAGCTTCAACAAGGAAAGGATGAAACAAAACCTCCAAATATTTGATTGGGAACTCACCAAAGAAGAAATGGATCAAATTCTGCAGATTCCTCAGCGGAGAGGCTTTTCTGGGGATGTGTTTGTTCATCCAACCGGGCCATACAAATCGATAGAGGAGCTTTGGGATGGCGACATCTGA
- the LOC113767521 gene encoding methylecgonone reductase-like, producing MEKAGETIPEIVLNTGHKMPLVGLGCAGQPLPPSEQLVSIFIDAMEIGYRHFDTAALYGTEEALGKAVAKALEIGLIKSRDELFITSKLWSTDADHDLVLPALKQTLGKLGLEYLDLYLIHWPLRLKQGTSVSNFTKDAILPFDMHGTWKAMEECSKLGLTKSIGLSNFTCEKISKLQESATILPAVNQVEMNVGWQQRKLVPFAKEKGIHISAWSPLGGYGTSWGSNAVMENPIIKNIADSRNKTVPQVALRWVYQQGASVIVKSFSKERMKQNLQIFDWELTKEEMDQILQIPQRRAPGTEALVDPTGPYKSLEEFWDGDI from the exons ATGGAAAAAGCTGGAGAAACAATCCCAGAAATAGTGTTAAATACAGGCCACAAAATGCCATTGGTGGGGTTAGGATGTGCAGGTCAGCCTTTGCCACCATCAGAACAACTAGTATCAATATTTATTGATGCCATGGAGATTGGGTATAGGCATTTTGATACAGCAGCATTATATGGCACAGAGGAGGCCCTTGGTAAAGCTGTGGCTAAAGCACTAGAGATTGGATTAATTAAGAGCAGGGATGAATTGTTCATCACTTCTAAACTTTGGTCTACTGATGCTGATCATGACCTTGTTCTGCCCGCTCTCAAACAAACTCTTGG GAAGTTGGGGCTAGAGTATTTGGATCTTTATTTGATTCACTGGCCTCTGAGGCTAAAGCAGGGTACTTCGGTGTCCAATTTCACCAAAGATGCAATTCTCCCTTTTGACATGCATGGAACGTGGAAGGCCATGGAAGAATGCAGCAAATTGGGCTTGACAAAGTCTATAGGTTTGAGCAACTTCACCTGTGAAAAAATCTCCAAGCTCCAAGAAAGTGCTACCATCCTTCCAGCAGTTAATCAG GTGGAGATGAATGTTGGTTGGCAGCAGCGAAAATTGGTACCATTTGCCAAAGAGAAAGGAATTCACATAAGTGCTTGGTCTCCTCTTGGAGGTTATGGTACTTCTTGGGGTAGCAATGCAGTCATGGAGAatccaatcatcaaaaataTTGCTGACTCAAGAAACAAGACGGTGCCACAG GTTGCACTGAGATGGGTATATCAGCAAGGAGCAAGCGTCATTGTGAAGAGCTTCAGCAAGGAAAGGATGAAACAGAACCTCCAAATATTTGATTGGGAACTTACCAAGGAAGAAATGGATCAAATTCTGCAGATTCCTCAGCGTAGAGCCCCCGGAACGGAAGCGCTTGTTGATCCAACAGGGCCATACAAATCTTTAGAGGAATTTTGGGATGGCGACATCTGA
- the LOC113767526 gene encoding uncharacterized protein LOC113767526 isoform X1, translated as MIEAVFSNKKMYNAEMTVVMASRSSNYCLGGGYLVPDDVYKCFQGLVKIGIPLDSPTFYTVCEAEKAAFDEAENKREEEEAKDGPVDSDAEEGDDDDAADEADSDDADPKSETKMSCRKIRTSAVVGQTWCCEEELYWQLSFGHFHFPFSF; from the exons ATG ATTGAGGCAGTTTTCAGCAACAAGAAGATGTACAATGCAGAGATGACTGTTGTGATGGCGAGTCGAAGTTCAAATTACTGCTT GGGTGGTGGATATCTTGTTCCAGACGATGTCTACAAG TGTTTTCAAGGGTTGGTGAAGATTGGAATTCCACTTGACTCTCCTACATTCTACACTGTCTGCGAG GCTGAAAAAGCTGCTTTTGATGAGGCAGAAAATAAGAGAGAGGAGGAG GAAGCAAAGGATGGCCCAGTTGATTCTGAT GCTGAGGAAGGCGATGATGATGATGCTGCTGATGAAGCAGATAGTGATGATGCAGACCCCAAATCAGAAACAAA GATGAGCTGTAGGAAAATACGTACGAGTGCAGTTGTTGGCCAAACATGGTGCTGCGAAGAAGAGCTTTATTGGCAACTGAGCTTTGGacattttcattttccttttagcTTTTAA
- the LOC113767526 gene encoding calreticulin-2-like isoform X2, translating into MIEAVFSNKKMYNAEMTVVMASRSSNYCLFNKLFQTWRGVVDILFQTMSTSHQFEKYAIHDQCFQGLVKIGIPLDSPTFYTVCEAEKAAFDEAENKREEEEAKDGPVDSDAEEGDDDDAADEADSDDADPKSETKEDVTAAAEENVKDEL; encoded by the exons ATG ATTGAGGCAGTTTTCAGCAACAAGAAGATGTACAATGCAGAGATGACTGTTGTGATGGCGAGTCGAAGTTCAAATTACTGCTT GTTCAACAAGCTTTTTCAGACTTGGAGAG GGGTGGTGGATATCTTGTTCCAGACGATGTCTACAAG CCATCAATTTGAAAAGTACGCTATCCATGATCAGTGTTTTCAAGGGTTGGTGAAGATTGGAATTCCACTTGACTCTCCTACATTCTACACTGTCTGCGAG GCTGAAAAAGCTGCTTTTGATGAGGCAGAAAATAAGAGAGAGGAGGAG GAAGCAAAGGATGGCCCAGTTGATTCTGAT GCTGAGGAAGGCGATGATGATGATGCTGCTGATGAAGCAGATAGTGATGATGCAGACCCCAAATCAGAAACAAAGGAAGATGTTACTGCCGCAGCTGAGGAAAATGTTAAA GATGAGCTGTAG
- the LOC113768969 gene encoding CASP-like protein 4D1, whose product MASKQIINSVLVLRVITLLALGASVVLLVLNNCKLSDGAKIFFADLHAYWYAVAVAGVGFIYTLIQLPFAVYHVSTEKRWIRNGCLPEFDFYGDKVISFLLASGVGVGFGVTFELKRYLDVVSVAAVVLGANAAEVDEERSKASDFLDRENIATGILLANWSSNPHALKAYRFWISSPSSRNCLSITIIAWRPFDHAAFAKPNSLSHLDMCSFCPII is encoded by the exons ATGGCTTCAAAGCAGATAATTAATTCAGTCCTAGTCTTGAGGGTCATCACTCTTTTGGCGCTGGGTGCCTCAGTTGTGCTTTTGGTTCTTAACAATTGCAAGCTCAGTGATGGCGCTAAAATATTCTTTGCTGATCTCCATGCTTACTG GTATGCTGTGGCTGTGGCAGGCGTCGGCTTCATCTACACGCTCATTCAGCTTCCCTTTGCTGTATATCACGTTAGCACAGAGAAGAGGTGGATTCGCAACGGCTGTCTGCCGGAGTTTGATTTCTACGGCGATAAG GTCATCAGCTTCCTTTTGGCAAGTGGAGTTGGAGTGGGATTTGGTGTTACCTTCGAGCTTAAAAGATACCTCGATGTAGTTTCTGTTGCTGCTGTAGTATTAGGTGCCAATGCCGCAGAGGTAGATGAAGAGAGATCAAAAGCATCCGACTTCCTTGATAGGGAGAACATTGCTACTGGTATTCTACTT GCCAACTGGTCCAGTAATCCTCATGCACTCAAAGCATATCGATTTTGGATATCATCTCCATCATCAAGAAATTGCCTGTCCATTACCATTATAGCTTGGAGGCCTTTTGACCATGCTGCTTTTGCAAAGCCGAATTCTCTCTCACACCTTGATATGTGCTCCTTTTGTCCTATAATTTGA
- the LOC113767368 gene encoding zinc finger protein SHOOT GRAVITROPISM 5-like isoform X1 yields the protein MLSSDIINHPSSSSEPFTCGENGINSKRKRRPAGTPDPDAEVVSLSPKTLLESDRYVCEICNQGFQRDQNLQMHRRRHKVPWKLLKRETPVVRKRVFVCPEPSCLHHDPCHALGDLVGIKKHFRRKHSNQKQWVCEKCSKGYAVQSDYKAHLKTCGTRGHSCDCGRVFSRVESFIEHQDACNLGRIRSESHSLQPAATACLSRTASSPSPSSDTNVSASPWPVLMAKPVAMDTKFVAPTRDSNKSPHNLELQLLTTSSSSPMDMISVSKKDEDHSALLQLSIGSSDFNEKNEMESSNSEKPIMDASRIKEEAREQLAVAISEKAFAEEARRQAKRQIELAEQEFANAKRIRQQAQAELEKAQALKEQATKQINATIWQITCQTCKEKFNASRTARAAAHAPHHESALTLMGYISSALSDGEVVKGDRLVHPKYALC from the exons ATGTTGAGTAGTGATATTATTAACCATCCCTCCTCATCTTCTGAGCCATTTACTTGTGGAGAAAATGGAATCAACAGTAAGAGAAAAAGAAGGCCTGCAGGAACTCCAG ATCCAGATGCAGAAGTGGTATCCCTTTCACCCAAAACCCTGCTGGAATCGGATCGATACGTGTGTGAGATCTGCAACCAAGGATTTCAGAGGGACCAAAACCTGCAGATGCACAGGAGGAGGCATAAAGTTCCATGGAAGCTTCTGAAAAGGGAAACACCAGTGGTGAGAAAGCGCGTTTTTGTGTGCCCGGAGCCCAGCTGCCTTCACCATGATCCTTGTCACGCTTTAGGCGATCTTGTGGGGATAAAGAAACATTTTAGAAGGAAACACAGCAATCAGAAACAGTGGGTGTGTGAGAAATGTTCCAAAGGATATGCTGTTCAATCTGACTATAAAGCCCATCTCAAAACCTGCGGTACCAGAGGCCATTCTTGCGATTGTGGTCGGGTTTTCTCGAG GGTGGAGAGCTTCATTGAGCATCAAGATGCTTGTAACTTGGGTAGAATCCGATCCGAATCTCATTCTTTACAGCCTGCAGCAACAGCTTGTCTTTCTCGAACAGCTTCAAGCCCAAGTCCCTCAAGTGATACAAATGTTAGTGCTTCACCATGGCCTGTTTTAATGGCAAAACCTGTAGCTATGGATACCAAATTCGTTGCCCCAACAAGGGATTCCAATAAAAGTCCTCACAATTTGGAGCTTCAACTTTTAACCACATCATCATCAAGTCCTATGGATATGATCTCCGTTTCTAAGAAAGATGAAGATCATTCAGCTTTGCTTCAGTTGTCCATTGGATCATCAGATTtcaatgagaaaaatgaaatggAGAGTAGCAACAGCGAGAAACCTATCATGGATGCATCAAGAATCAAAGAAGAAGCTCGTGAACAGTTGGCGGTGGCTATTTCTGAAAAGGCTTTTGCTGAAGAAGCTAGGAGACAAGCTAAGAGACAGATTGAGCTGGCGGAGCAAGAATTTGCTAATGCTAAGAGAATCAGGCAACAAGCCCAAGCCGAGTTGGAGAAGGCACAGGCCTTAAAAGAGCAAGCCACGAAGCAGATCAATGCTACCATTTGGCAAATCACTTGTCAAACTTGCAAGGAAAAGTTTAATGCTTCAAGAACAGCAAGAGCTGCAGCTCATGCTCCACATCATGAGAGCGCATTGACATTAATGGGTTATATTTCTTCTGCTTTATCAGATGGCGAAGTTGTCAAAGGTGACCGGCTTGTTCATCCAAAATATGCATTGTGTTAA
- the LOC113767368 gene encoding zinc finger protein SHOOT GRAVITROPISM 5-like isoform X2, with the protein MESTVREKEGLQELQVDPDAEVVSLSPKTLLESDRYVCEICNQGFQRDQNLQMHRRRHKVPWKLLKRETPVVRKRVFVCPEPSCLHHDPCHALGDLVGIKKHFRRKHSNQKQWVCEKCSKGYAVQSDYKAHLKTCGTRGHSCDCGRVFSRVESFIEHQDACNLGRIRSESHSLQPAATACLSRTASSPSPSSDTNVSASPWPVLMAKPVAMDTKFVAPTRDSNKSPHNLELQLLTTSSSSPMDMISVSKKDEDHSALLQLSIGSSDFNEKNEMESSNSEKPIMDASRIKEEAREQLAVAISEKAFAEEARRQAKRQIELAEQEFANAKRIRQQAQAELEKAQALKEQATKQINATIWQITCQTCKEKFNASRTARAAAHAPHHESALTLMGYISSALSDGEVVKGDRLVHPKYALC; encoded by the exons ATGGAATCAACAGTAAGAGAAAAAGAAGGCCTGCAGGAACTCCAGGTAG ATCCAGATGCAGAAGTGGTATCCCTTTCACCCAAAACCCTGCTGGAATCGGATCGATACGTGTGTGAGATCTGCAACCAAGGATTTCAGAGGGACCAAAACCTGCAGATGCACAGGAGGAGGCATAAAGTTCCATGGAAGCTTCTGAAAAGGGAAACACCAGTGGTGAGAAAGCGCGTTTTTGTGTGCCCGGAGCCCAGCTGCCTTCACCATGATCCTTGTCACGCTTTAGGCGATCTTGTGGGGATAAAGAAACATTTTAGAAGGAAACACAGCAATCAGAAACAGTGGGTGTGTGAGAAATGTTCCAAAGGATATGCTGTTCAATCTGACTATAAAGCCCATCTCAAAACCTGCGGTACCAGAGGCCATTCTTGCGATTGTGGTCGGGTTTTCTCGAG GGTGGAGAGCTTCATTGAGCATCAAGATGCTTGTAACTTGGGTAGAATCCGATCCGAATCTCATTCTTTACAGCCTGCAGCAACAGCTTGTCTTTCTCGAACAGCTTCAAGCCCAAGTCCCTCAAGTGATACAAATGTTAGTGCTTCACCATGGCCTGTTTTAATGGCAAAACCTGTAGCTATGGATACCAAATTCGTTGCCCCAACAAGGGATTCCAATAAAAGTCCTCACAATTTGGAGCTTCAACTTTTAACCACATCATCATCAAGTCCTATGGATATGATCTCCGTTTCTAAGAAAGATGAAGATCATTCAGCTTTGCTTCAGTTGTCCATTGGATCATCAGATTtcaatgagaaaaatgaaatggAGAGTAGCAACAGCGAGAAACCTATCATGGATGCATCAAGAATCAAAGAAGAAGCTCGTGAACAGTTGGCGGTGGCTATTTCTGAAAAGGCTTTTGCTGAAGAAGCTAGGAGACAAGCTAAGAGACAGATTGAGCTGGCGGAGCAAGAATTTGCTAATGCTAAGAGAATCAGGCAACAAGCCCAAGCCGAGTTGGAGAAGGCACAGGCCTTAAAAGAGCAAGCCACGAAGCAGATCAATGCTACCATTTGGCAAATCACTTGTCAAACTTGCAAGGAAAAGTTTAATGCTTCAAGAACAGCAAGAGCTGCAGCTCATGCTCCACATCATGAGAGCGCATTGACATTAATGGGTTATATTTCTTCTGCTTTATCAGATGGCGAAGTTGTCAAAGGTGACCGGCTTGTTCATCCAAAATATGCATTGTGTTAA